A region of Myxococcus stipitatus DSM 14675 DNA encodes the following proteins:
- a CDS encoding response regulator: METSWTFGRCLLLVEDDPSNRMTLAALLEEAGFAVVTAGSYSEAEKWLNHPRPIDAVLLDQSLGDGFGTGLIPLVRHHMPGAKVVFVTGADSAIDMPVDAVFRKGDHFEALLAFLFKLLPQRPLGMSSSAQGPRRP, from the coding sequence ATGGAGACGAGCTGGACCTTCGGGCGATGCCTGCTGCTGGTGGAAGATGACCCGTCCAACCGGATGACGCTCGCGGCGCTGCTGGAGGAAGCGGGCTTCGCGGTCGTCACAGCGGGTTCGTATTCAGAAGCGGAGAAGTGGCTCAACCACCCCAGACCCATCGACGCGGTGCTGCTGGATCAGAGCCTGGGTGATGGCTTTGGAACGGGGTTGATTCCGTTGGTGCGTCACCACATGCCCGGGGCGAAGGTCGTGTTCGTCACCGGCGCGGACAGTGCCATCGACATGCCGGTGGATGCGGTCTTCCGGAAGGGAGACCACTTCGAGGCGTTGTTGGCGTTCCTGTTCAAGCTGTTGCCCCAGCGACCGCTGGGGATGTCGTCGTCGGCGCAGGGCCCTCGCAGGCCCTGA
- a CDS encoding nuclear transport factor 2 family protein yields MRNPRSVEDVQALLSLEQAIVRAIHARDTQSLKNFMAEDFVLRGAGAEESDRAAFLTAISTLEADILSLETQNVRAHVFGETGILTGTQLARVRMADGTIINDISEFADVCQRRDGRWWVVLAHSITIPEPAPSPPA; encoded by the coding sequence ATGCGCAATCCCCGGAGTGTCGAGGACGTCCAGGCCCTGCTGTCCTTGGAGCAAGCGATTGTCCGCGCCATCCACGCGCGCGATACGCAGTCGCTGAAGAACTTCATGGCGGAAGACTTTGTCTTGCGCGGCGCGGGCGCCGAGGAGTCAGACAGGGCCGCGTTCCTCACCGCCATCTCCACGCTCGAGGCAGACATCCTCTCGCTGGAGACTCAGAACGTGCGAGCGCACGTTTTTGGTGAGACGGGAATCCTGACAGGCACTCAGCTCGCGCGGGTCCGCATGGCCGACGGCACCATCATCAACGACATCAGCGAGTTCGCGGATGTCTGCCAGCGTCGCGATGGTCGCTGGTGGGTGGTCCTGGCCCACAGCATCACCATCCCCGAGCCGGCCCCCTCCCCTCCGGCTTGA
- a CDS encoding AgmX/PglI C-terminal domain-containing protein: MGEFLSGGEEGLRARGEDTPAPEAGDAACLGVLEALDADLDAYLDRELVDDAPEEDSEEDDADDLSALLTLAEEEIRWLARSPETAFAEAERAGAPLLIPAWMRENPAVAVAEPVRPAWAHAQVPSPPASSRSLPWSQRASAAPARPNLQERPWGIPMWEGPPRTPHRGLDIVSGVLLGVAVVGALAAGMLVVASVRLWEVGTFRQVEVAELRAEAQRPALADTQVPVAPASPVAPPRPMEAREIPPPVVGAIPSVPSSTRVGDIASAIQAPPAEAPPAAAASLATMEATDALARQDTLAVTSRVRRAEEAAVEQEAPRSAQGEAQAPVQELTFEEEATPEDSTLSSRDEAVVEEEAAESELDEEFARELGFTEEAAPEASEPTAARTVYVPPELGEKEHLTADDIQQVVVANQPAVAECLHQHAAESLLEKGGHFVVSWSVQPGGETTDVAMDTPALRATPVASCIEGVVRGWKFPMHAVRMPAPIHFPFVF; this comes from the coding sequence ATGGGCGAGTTTCTGTCGGGAGGCGAAGAGGGGCTTCGCGCACGAGGGGAGGACACTCCCGCTCCGGAGGCAGGCGACGCGGCCTGCCTCGGTGTCCTGGAGGCGCTGGACGCGGACCTCGACGCGTACCTGGACCGGGAGCTGGTCGACGACGCGCCCGAGGAGGACTCGGAGGAGGACGACGCGGACGACCTGAGTGCGCTGCTGACGTTGGCGGAGGAGGAGATTCGCTGGCTCGCGCGGTCTCCGGAGACGGCGTTCGCGGAGGCGGAGCGCGCCGGGGCGCCGCTGCTGATTCCCGCGTGGATGCGGGAGAATCCTGCTGTTGCCGTGGCGGAGCCCGTGCGTCCGGCCTGGGCTCACGCGCAGGTGCCGAGTCCTCCCGCGTCGTCGCGGAGCCTCCCGTGGAGCCAGCGTGCCTCCGCGGCGCCCGCGCGGCCCAATCTCCAGGAGCGGCCCTGGGGCATCCCGATGTGGGAAGGCCCGCCGCGGACGCCGCACCGGGGCTTGGACATCGTGTCGGGCGTCCTGCTCGGCGTCGCGGTGGTGGGGGCGCTCGCGGCCGGGATGCTCGTGGTCGCGAGCGTGCGCCTCTGGGAGGTCGGCACCTTCCGACAGGTGGAGGTCGCGGAGCTGCGCGCGGAGGCACAGCGGCCCGCCCTCGCCGACACGCAGGTGCCCGTGGCGCCAGCAAGCCCCGTGGCGCCGCCGCGGCCGATGGAGGCGCGAGAGATTCCTCCGCCTGTCGTGGGAGCGATTCCCTCCGTGCCGTCGTCAACGCGGGTGGGTGATATCGCCAGCGCGATTCAAGCGCCGCCCGCGGAGGCCCCACCGGCGGCCGCCGCGTCACTCGCGACGATGGAGGCCACCGATGCGCTCGCCCGGCAGGACACCCTCGCCGTCACGTCTCGCGTGAGGCGCGCCGAGGAGGCCGCCGTCGAGCAGGAGGCTCCACGGTCGGCACAGGGAGAAGCCCAGGCTCCGGTCCAGGAGCTGACCTTCGAGGAGGAGGCCACCCCCGAGGACTCCACCCTGTCTTCGCGGGATGAGGCCGTCGTGGAAGAAGAGGCCGCCGAGTCGGAGCTCGACGAGGAGTTCGCTCGGGAGCTGGGCTTCACGGAGGAGGCCGCACCCGAGGCGTCGGAGCCCACCGCCGCTCGGACCGTGTACGTCCCTCCCGAGCTGGGAGAGAAGGAGCACCTCACGGCGGACGACATCCAGCAGGTGGTGGTGGCGAACCAGCCCGCGGTCGCCGAGTGCCTGCACCAGCACGCCGCGGAGTCCCTGTTGGAGAAGGGCGGCCACTTCGTGGTGAGCTGGTCCGTGCAACCCGGTGGCGAGACGACGGACGTGGCCATGGACACGCCCGCGTTGCGCGCCACGCCCGTCGCCAGCTGCATCGAGGGCGTGGTGCGCGGCTGGAAGTTCCCGATGCACGCGGTCCGCATGCCCGCGCCCATCCACTTCCCGTTCGTCTTCTAA
- a CDS encoding MATE family efflux transporter, with protein sequence MKAPLGRDLTTGSIPRHMVAFSIPMLVGSFLQTAYSFINAIWVGKFLGTEALAAVTVSFPVIFVLFSIGMGLTMATSILVSQNYGAKRMDELRKVVDSSTVLIYSLGLVLTVLGEWLAPSILRLMDTPPEIFEESVSYLRVFLLSMPLGFGLFLTRSLLQGVGDSKTPLYFQAGSVLFTIALDPVLMFGWLGLPKLGLNGTAWATVVAQVLALISLLTYLRMKQAPVAPRLPRLDHLWPTTLKTLRIGVPAAVQQSLVSIGMVFVTGIVNGFGEVATAAFGAASRIDQIAFMPAMTFGMAVSTLAGQNLGAGRYDRVQEVFKWGCIFSGGITLLISAMAVTFPEALLSMFVSDPAVLAPGVEYLHIVGGTYVLFALIFVSNGVINGAGRTMMTTVFSLVSLWVVRVPVAYWLSRRMDNVKGVWIAMALSFAVSLAVSMAYYFSGRWQKPLLKNAPNGPAAPNPGEMFGHETGEA encoded by the coding sequence ATGAAGGCACCGCTCGGCCGAGACCTGACCACGGGCAGCATTCCGCGCCACATGGTCGCCTTCTCCATCCCCATGCTGGTGGGGAGCTTCCTGCAGACGGCGTACAGCTTCATCAACGCCATCTGGGTGGGGAAGTTCCTGGGCACCGAGGCGCTGGCGGCGGTGACGGTGAGCTTCCCCGTCATCTTCGTCCTGTTCTCCATCGGCATGGGCCTCACGATGGCGACCAGCATCCTGGTGTCGCAGAACTACGGCGCCAAGCGCATGGACGAACTGCGCAAGGTCGTCGACAGCTCGACGGTGCTCATCTACTCGCTGGGCCTGGTGCTCACCGTGCTGGGCGAGTGGCTGGCGCCGTCCATCCTCCGGCTGATGGACACGCCGCCGGAGATTTTCGAGGAGTCCGTCAGCTACCTGCGCGTCTTCCTGCTGTCGATGCCCCTGGGCTTCGGGCTCTTCCTCACGCGCAGCCTGCTGCAGGGCGTGGGTGATTCGAAGACGCCGCTCTATTTCCAGGCGGGCTCGGTGCTGTTCACCATCGCGTTGGACCCCGTGCTGATGTTCGGCTGGCTGGGGCTGCCCAAGCTGGGGCTGAACGGAACGGCGTGGGCCACGGTGGTCGCGCAGGTGCTGGCGCTCATCTCGCTGTTGACCTACCTGCGCATGAAGCAGGCCCCCGTCGCGCCTCGCCTGCCTCGGCTGGACCACTTGTGGCCCACCACACTGAAGACGCTGCGCATCGGCGTGCCGGCCGCGGTGCAGCAGTCGCTCGTGTCCATCGGCATGGTGTTCGTGACGGGCATCGTGAACGGCTTCGGCGAGGTGGCCACGGCGGCCTTCGGCGCGGCCTCGCGCATCGACCAGATTGCGTTCATGCCGGCGATGACGTTCGGCATGGCCGTCTCCACGCTCGCGGGACAGAACCTGGGCGCGGGCCGGTATGACCGCGTGCAGGAGGTCTTCAAGTGGGGATGCATCTTCAGCGGGGGCATCACCCTGCTCATCTCCGCGATGGCGGTGACGTTCCCCGAGGCCCTGCTGAGCATGTTCGTCTCGGACCCGGCCGTGCTCGCGCCGGGCGTCGAGTACCTGCACATCGTGGGCGGCACCTACGTCCTCTTCGCGCTCATCTTCGTCAGCAACGGCGTCATCAACGGCGCGGGCCGCACGATGATGACGACGGTGTTCTCGCTGGTGAGCCTCTGGGTGGTGCGAGTCCCCGTGGCGTACTGGCTGTCACGCCGCATGGACAACGTGAAGGGCGTGTGGATTGCCATGGCCCTGAGCTTCGCGGTGTCGCTGGCGGTGAGCATGGCCTACTACTTCTCCGGCCGGTGGCAGAAGCCGCTGCTCAAGAACGCCCCCAACGGCCCCGCCGCGCCCAACCCCGGTGAGATGTTCGGCCACGAGACGGGCGAGGCCTGA
- the pdxA gene encoding 4-hydroxythreonine-4-phosphate dehydrogenase PdxA, giving the protein MSLPLVGISLGDVSGIGPEVTAAALARPTVRRALIPVIFGDGPSLERFPLFRRYARVESSALGRVESPTVVEVTKLPAKERVPGRPSLEGGRAQYAYVTRAIDAMRAGHVDALCTAPVSKEQISRAGIPFMGHTEVLAEAFGVEVMMMMDGPRLRIALATNHVPLSALSSRLTVDGLTAQLKLLSRALTPVVGRKPRIAVLGLNPHAGEGGLLGREEVEVIGPAIRKARAAKVDAQGPFPADGLFAKPDEAGAKYDAVLAMYHDQGLIPAKALDFERTVNVTLGLPVPRTSPDHGTAYAIAGKGQANCVPMVEALLKAAQLARPAARGARRGPRRPAPGR; this is encoded by the coding sequence ATGAGCCTCCCCCTTGTCGGTATCTCCCTGGGTGACGTGTCGGGCATCGGGCCGGAGGTGACGGCCGCGGCCCTGGCGCGCCCCACCGTGCGCCGCGCGCTCATCCCCGTCATCTTCGGGGATGGGCCCTCGCTGGAGCGCTTCCCCCTCTTCCGCCGCTACGCCCGCGTGGAGTCCAGCGCCCTGGGCCGCGTGGAGTCCCCCACCGTGGTGGAGGTGACGAAGCTCCCCGCGAAGGAGCGCGTCCCCGGCCGCCCGTCCCTCGAGGGAGGCCGCGCGCAGTACGCCTACGTCACGCGCGCCATCGACGCCATGCGCGCCGGGCACGTGGACGCGCTGTGCACCGCGCCTGTCTCCAAGGAGCAGATTTCGCGCGCGGGCATCCCCTTCATGGGCCACACGGAGGTGCTGGCGGAGGCCTTCGGCGTGGAGGTGATGATGATGATGGACGGGCCGCGCCTGCGCATCGCCCTGGCCACCAACCACGTCCCGCTCTCCGCGCTGTCCTCGCGGCTCACCGTGGACGGCCTCACCGCGCAGCTCAAGCTGCTCTCACGCGCGCTCACGCCCGTCGTCGGACGCAAGCCGCGCATCGCCGTGCTGGGGCTGAACCCTCACGCGGGCGAAGGGGGCCTCCTGGGCCGCGAGGAGGTGGAGGTCATCGGCCCCGCCATCCGCAAGGCGCGCGCGGCGAAGGTGGATGCCCAGGGGCCCTTCCCCGCGGACGGCCTCTTCGCGAAGCCCGACGAGGCGGGCGCGAAGTACGACGCGGTGCTGGCCATGTATCACGACCAGGGACTCATCCCCGCCAAGGCGCTGGACTTCGAGCGCACCGTCAACGTGACGCTGGGGCTGCCCGTGCCGCGCACGTCGCCGGACCACGGCACCGCCTACGCCATCGCCGGGAAGGGACAGGCCAACTGCGTGCCCATGGTGGAGGCGCTGCTCAAGGCCGCTCAGCTCGCGCGGCCCGCCGCACGAGGTGCTCGGCGAGGTCCTCGCCGTCCTGCTCCGGGTCGATGA
- a CDS encoding peptidylprolyl isomerase, giving the protein MMKRVAFVAVAALLGSAPAARAEMVDKVAAVVNRDIITLSEVQQRVAPELARINAGDPAKRAELRAQLMKTGLDTLIGEKLMEAQIAELGITATEGQVDELVNDVRRQNDNMDQAQFEQALAAEGLTLAKYRDILRKKILRDQLLRAKVGPKVKVTEEDLKAAYNQYARAEGEDSEVHARHILVSVDPKATEEQVAAARKKAEGIAQEARREGMDFSALARARSEGPSAADGGDLGWFKRGVMVAAFEKVAFNLKQGEVSEPVRTNFGWHVLKVEERRSVAAAPYEEMRPKLEGKLIEQKTEKFLEQYVQELRQKASVEVKM; this is encoded by the coding sequence ATGATGAAGCGGGTGGCATTCGTCGCGGTCGCGGCGCTCCTGGGGAGCGCTCCGGCGGCGCGCGCGGAGATGGTGGACAAGGTGGCCGCGGTGGTGAACCGCGACATCATCACCCTGTCGGAGGTCCAGCAGCGGGTGGCTCCGGAGCTGGCCCGCATCAACGCGGGGGACCCGGCCAAGCGCGCGGAGCTGCGCGCCCAGCTGATGAAGACCGGGCTGGACACCCTCATCGGCGAGAAGCTGATGGAGGCCCAAATCGCGGAGCTGGGCATCACCGCGACCGAGGGCCAGGTGGACGAGCTGGTCAACGACGTGCGCCGGCAGAACGACAACATGGACCAGGCGCAGTTCGAGCAAGCGCTCGCCGCCGAGGGCCTCACGCTGGCGAAGTACCGCGACATCCTGCGCAAGAAGATCCTCCGGGACCAGCTCCTGCGCGCCAAGGTGGGCCCCAAGGTGAAGGTCACCGAGGAGGACCTGAAGGCCGCCTACAACCAGTACGCCCGCGCGGAGGGCGAGGACTCGGAGGTCCACGCGCGCCACATCCTGGTGTCGGTGGACCCGAAGGCCACCGAGGAGCAGGTGGCCGCGGCCCGCAAGAAGGCGGAGGGCATTGCCCAGGAAGCGCGCCGTGAGGGCATGGACTTCTCCGCCCTGGCGCGCGCCCGCAGCGAGGGCCCCAGCGCCGCGGACGGCGGAGACCTGGGCTGGTTCAAGCGCGGCGTCATGGTGGCCGCGTTCGAGAAGGTGGCCTTCAACCTCAAGCAGGGCGAGGTCAGCGAGCCGGTGCGCACCAACTTCGGCTGGCACGTGCTGAAGGTGGAGGAGCGCCGCTCCGTGGCCGCCGCGCCCTACGAGGAGATGCGCCCCAAGCTGGAGGGCAAGCTCATCGAGCAGAAGACGGAGAAGTTCCTCGAGCAGTACGTGCAGGAGCTGCGGCAGAAGGCCAGCGTCGAAGTGAAGATGTAG
- a CDS encoding peptidylprolyl isomerase, with translation MRLSPTRAPLLSLVLTLAVGSGCNTPPKSTPDPTVVATVNGEALSRADFEQELGRELASTEAAQRTPEEIEPFKRTLLDTYIQRMLLLQAARKNNITVTPEEVDRGVLRLSGDYPAGNFNEVLAQGQLSLAELRAREASRLTIEKLFSHHVYSRVALTEEELRAYYAVHESELHEAEQVHAAQIVVKGLDEARRVQAQLKSGKKFADLARRYSLSADAKVGGDLGFFPRGQMPPAFDEVVFKLGVGQVSDVVSTEYGYHLFKVLERKPARKRDFAEARQWVESKLLEEKRAQAQDAFVKELRDKAQVQVNEATLQAIRGQPAVVPQAAK, from the coding sequence ATGCGCCTTTCTCCTACCCGCGCTCCCCTGCTGTCCCTGGTGCTCACCCTCGCGGTGGGCTCGGGTTGCAACACGCCGCCCAAGTCGACGCCGGACCCCACGGTGGTCGCCACCGTGAATGGCGAGGCGCTCTCCCGCGCCGACTTCGAGCAGGAGCTGGGCCGGGAGCTCGCCTCCACGGAGGCCGCGCAGCGCACGCCCGAGGAGATAGAGCCCTTCAAGCGCACGCTCCTGGACACGTACATCCAGCGGATGCTGCTGCTGCAGGCGGCGCGGAAGAACAACATCACCGTCACCCCGGAGGAGGTGGACCGGGGCGTGCTGCGCCTGTCGGGCGACTACCCGGCGGGCAACTTCAACGAGGTGCTGGCCCAGGGGCAGCTGTCCCTCGCGGAGCTGCGGGCGCGCGAGGCCAGCCGGCTCACCATCGAGAAGCTCTTCTCCCACCATGTCTACTCGCGGGTCGCCCTGACGGAGGAGGAGCTGCGGGCCTACTACGCGGTGCATGAGTCGGAGCTGCACGAGGCGGAGCAGGTCCACGCCGCCCAAATCGTGGTGAAGGGGCTGGACGAGGCGCGGCGCGTCCAGGCGCAGCTCAAGTCCGGCAAGAAGTTCGCGGACCTGGCGCGCAGGTACTCGCTGAGCGCGGACGCCAAGGTGGGGGGCGACCTGGGGTTCTTCCCCCGAGGACAGATGCCGCCCGCCTTCGACGAGGTGGTATTCAAGCTCGGGGTCGGGCAGGTTTCGGACGTGGTGTCCACCGAGTACGGCTACCACCTGTTCAAGGTGCTGGAGCGCAAGCCCGCGCGCAAACGCGACTTCGCCGAGGCACGGCAATGGGTGGAATCCAAGCTCCTGGAGGAGAAGCGGGCGCAGGCGCAGGACGCGTTCGTGAAGGAGCTGAGGGACAAGGCGCAGGTTCAGGTGAATGAGGCCACGCTGCAGGCCATCCGCGGACAGCCCGCGGTGGTTCCGCAGGCGGCGAAGTAA
- a CDS encoding peptidylprolyl isomerase, translating into MSLSSRLLTLALLAPAACGKAPAEAPSGQAVMDLRHTRPPGGRAVARWSGDSVTAEELTRRFQEMSPALRERYVDLGSRRDYVESLARFDLLVREALAQGLQDDAEVVEATRRALVARLMRSRLEEARVAITDAELAEAYAARRDDFVRPEMVRLSHVFLAAPRGDDAAEAAARSQAQAVLAQARALHASDFAAFGQLAREHSQEPRTAPLDGDLRFLPLDALSHEFGPEVAQAARALTDEGALSDVVRTEKGLHVLKLRARQPARHLSLDDVREELRVRLESEKRTRAWADYLANVEKRLSLSVDMDALGKVPVDVQAPMRAHTGVMPGTVPAP; encoded by the coding sequence ATGAGTCTGTCCTCGCGCCTCCTCACCCTCGCCCTGCTGGCACCCGCCGCGTGCGGGAAGGCGCCAGCCGAGGCCCCCTCCGGCCAGGCGGTGATGGACCTGCGCCACACCCGTCCGCCGGGCGGGCGGGCCGTGGCGCGCTGGAGCGGCGATTCGGTGACGGCGGAGGAGCTGACCCGACGCTTCCAGGAGATGAGCCCCGCGCTGCGCGAGCGCTACGTGGACCTGGGCTCGCGGCGCGACTACGTGGAGTCGCTGGCCCGCTTCGACCTGCTGGTGCGCGAGGCCCTGGCCCAGGGACTCCAGGACGACGCGGAGGTGGTGGAGGCCACGCGGCGCGCGCTGGTGGCGCGGCTGATGCGCTCGCGGCTGGAGGAGGCCCGGGTCGCCATCACCGACGCGGAGCTGGCGGAGGCCTACGCCGCGCGCCGGGACGACTTCGTGCGCCCGGAGATGGTGCGGCTGTCCCATGTCTTCCTCGCCGCCCCGCGCGGTGACGACGCGGCGGAGGCCGCCGCGCGGAGCCAGGCCCAGGCCGTCCTCGCCCAGGCGCGCGCGCTGCACGCGAGCGACTTCGCCGCCTTCGGACAGCTGGCGCGCGAGCACAGCCAGGAGCCTCGCACCGCGCCGCTCGACGGAGACCTTCGCTTCCTCCCGCTCGACGCCCTGTCCCACGAGTTCGGCCCGGAGGTCGCCCAGGCGGCCCGGGCGCTCACGGACGAGGGCGCGCTGAGCGACGTGGTGCGCACGGAGAAGGGCCTGCACGTGCTGAAGCTGCGCGCGCGCCAGCCCGCGCGGCACCTCTCGCTGGACGACGTGCGCGAGGAATTGCGCGTGCGGCTGGAGAGCGAGAAGCGCACGCGGGCCTGGGCCGACTATCTGGCGAACGTGGAGAAGCGGCTCTCGCTCTCCGTGGACATGGACGCGCTGGGAAAGGTGCCCGTGGACGTCCAGGCGCCCATGCGCGCGCACACGGGCGTGATGCCCGGCACGGTGCCCGCCCCATGA
- a CDS encoding alpha/beta fold hydrolase, with protein MADLFSRTMNRGTEGLLTLTFRPDELYRVPTDDGAAIALGRYHARGERRHAEPVILCHGLGANRFHLDFDEHYSLARYLARAGFETWVLELRGRGLAGDAADFTFDDQAEHDVRTALRTVVSTGAKEVLWVGHSKGGLTLYAHLAKNPQAPVRAAAILGSPFTFAVQPGLRTFIQRVEPLLRLKVIPTGRVTSIALLGAPPGPLSRYMMLADNMEPDVVRRALANVPANISGGVARQFARWISTNRFTSYDGGVDYREALADVRIPFLLLAGSKDLLAPPMSVARAKEALGGPVKFLVAGRGHGFGEDYGHADLVLGRRAPDEIFPLVEAFLSAHATRP; from the coding sequence ATGGCGGACCTCTTCTCGCGGACGATGAATCGCGGAACCGAGGGCTTGCTGACTCTGACGTTCCGTCCGGATGAACTTTATCGAGTGCCCACGGACGACGGCGCGGCCATCGCACTGGGGCGTTACCACGCGCGAGGCGAGCGTCGGCACGCCGAGCCCGTCATCCTCTGCCATGGGCTGGGCGCCAACCGCTTCCACCTGGACTTCGACGAGCACTACAGCCTGGCGCGCTACCTGGCGCGGGCGGGCTTCGAGACGTGGGTGCTGGAATTGCGCGGGCGGGGGTTGGCGGGCGACGCAGCCGACTTCACGTTCGACGACCAGGCCGAGCACGACGTGCGCACCGCGCTGCGCACCGTGGTCTCCACCGGGGCCAAGGAAGTGCTCTGGGTGGGGCACTCCAAGGGCGGCCTGACGCTGTACGCCCACCTGGCGAAGAACCCGCAGGCACCGGTGCGGGCCGCGGCCATCCTGGGCAGCCCCTTCACCTTCGCGGTGCAGCCGGGGCTTCGCACCTTCATCCAGCGCGTGGAGCCGCTCCTGCGGCTCAAGGTCATCCCCACCGGCCGCGTCACCAGCATCGCGCTGCTGGGCGCGCCGCCGGGCCCGCTGAGCCGGTACATGATGCTGGCGGACAACATGGAGCCGGACGTCGTGCGGCGCGCGCTGGCCAACGTGCCCGCCAACATCTCCGGCGGCGTGGCGCGCCAGTTCGCCCGGTGGATCTCCACCAACCGTTTCACCTCGTACGACGGCGGCGTCGACTACCGCGAGGCGCTGGCGGACGTGCGCATCCCCTTCCTCCTGCTCGCGGGGAGCAAGGACCTGCTGGCCCCTCCCATGTCGGTGGCGCGGGCGAAGGAGGCCCTGGGTGGTCCGGTGAAGTTCCTCGTGGCCGGGCGGGGGCACGGCTTCGGGGAGGACTACGGGCACGCGGACCTGGTGCTGGGCCGCCGCGCGCCGGACGAAATCTTCCCCCTGGTGGAAGCGTTCCTGTCCGCGCATGCCACCCGGCCGTGA
- a CDS encoding CBS domain-containing protein, whose amino-acid sequence MERNRAIKEAWSSFIATVFPTDTLLRALREMERHQVRLLGVVEESGGLLGLVSEAHLLEAWRGDPLAPVSDVMAWVDSTGGGRRRTVRALDSPAKGRARRGGHPST is encoded by the coding sequence ATGGAGCGGAACAGGGCAATCAAGGAAGCATGGTCGTCCTTCATCGCCACCGTTTTTCCTACAGACACCCTCCTCAGAGCGCTGCGGGAGATGGAGCGGCACCAGGTGCGGCTCCTGGGCGTCGTCGAGGAGAGCGGCGGGTTGCTCGGGCTGGTGAGCGAGGCGCACCTCCTGGAGGCCTGGCGGGGAGATCCGCTCGCGCCGGTGTCGGACGTGATGGCGTGGGTCGACTCGACGGGAGGGGGCCGCAGGCGCACCGTCCGTGCGCTCGACTCCCCAGCGAAGGGACGAGCGCGGCGCGGAGGACATCCGTCCACCTGA
- a CDS encoding GIY-YIG nuclease family protein: protein MLRCRDGSLYTGATNNLERRVATHGRGRGAAYTRARLPVTLVWSESVEDRSAALRREAAIKRLTRSDKLMLVSSAVRKRGRGGR from the coding sequence ATGCTGCGCTGCCGGGATGGCTCGCTCTACACCGGCGCCACGAACAACCTGGAGCGCCGGGTGGCCACCCACGGACGTGGGCGTGGCGCGGCGTACACGCGCGCGCGGCTGCCCGTCACCCTCGTCTGGAGCGAGTCCGTCGAGGACCGGAGCGCGGCCCTGCGGCGGGAAGCCGCCATCAAGCGGCTGACCCGAAGCGACAAGTTGATGCTGGTCTCCTCCGCGGTCCGGAAGCGAGGGCGCGGTGGGCGCTGA
- a CDS encoding radical SAM protein: MPVARPHIEPRLVPSADSVVVKEIYLSLQGESSHAGLLCAFIRLTGCHLRCTYCDSEFAFHGGKRRKNAEILEEVKSLRTPRVEITGGEPLLQPGVYPLMQSLLDGGYTVLLETSGAIDVRLVPPDVHKIVDMKTPSSGESSRNDLRNFASMNARDELKFVIGSREDYEWSKALITEHRLAEKPFALLFSTVFDKLHPRELAEWTVDDRLPVRFQLQMHKYLWDPNARGV; this comes from the coding sequence ATGCCCGTCGCGCGTCCTCACATCGAGCCCCGTCTCGTTCCCTCCGCGGATTCCGTGGTGGTGAAGGAGATCTACCTCTCGCTCCAGGGCGAGTCCTCGCACGCTGGCCTGCTGTGCGCGTTCATCCGCCTCACTGGCTGCCACCTGCGCTGCACCTACTGCGACAGCGAGTTCGCCTTCCACGGCGGCAAGCGGCGGAAGAACGCGGAGATTCTCGAGGAGGTGAAGTCCCTGCGCACGCCTCGCGTGGAAATCACCGGCGGCGAGCCGCTGCTCCAGCCCGGTGTCTACCCGCTGATGCAGTCGCTGCTCGACGGGGGCTACACGGTGCTGCTGGAGACCAGCGGCGCCATCGACGTGCGGCTGGTGCCTCCGGACGTGCACAAAATCGTCGACATGAAGACGCCATCATCGGGCGAGTCGTCCCGCAATGACTTGCGCAACTTCGCGTCGATGAACGCGCGCGACGAGCTGAAGTTCGTCATCGGCTCGCGCGAGGATTACGAGTGGAGCAAGGCGCTCATCACCGAGCACCGGCTGGCCGAGAAGCCCTTCGCGCTGCTGTTCTCCACCGTGTTCGACAAGCTCCACCCGCGCGAGCTCGCGGAGTGGACCGTCGACGACCGGCTCCCTGTCCGCTTCCAGCTCCAGATGCACAAGTACCTCTGGGACCCGAACGCGCGCGGCGTGTGA